GGCTTTTATGTTCACAGCAACATAGGCAGCATTTGAACCTTagtttttatgaatttttatgattttaggCTTCAAAAATTACCCAACTTAGCCCCATACTACATAGTTAggtaaataaaacaaacttgAGTGGAGGGTCCTGAATTTTCTGATCAATCAAATTGAGTGCTCGTTAGTTGATTTGTGTATGCATGAAATGTAATGTGGTCGTATCTGAATTGGATTGTTTGTAGGAAGCATTGAAGAAGAGTGTACTGGATTTGTTAACTACAAAAGGGAGCAAAACTGAACTTCAACTTGGATACAGGTGCTGACAAGTTCTGAGTTTCAGAAtatttgtcaatttctttttgaCGTTATGTTTAATGTAGCAGTTTTTGTTGTGTTACCAGGAAACCGGCTGTGGTTATGGTGGTTGGCGTTAATGGAGGTGTGAAGACAACATCTCTTGGTAAGAATGGAACTCAGCTTGTGTCATGCGCTCTCTGCTGAGGTTTTAAGAGACATTTGGATATCCAACCCGTAAAAGCATACGAAATAGAAAGATCGAAAAACTACAAAGGAAACAGGGTGGCACAGGGTATTTTGTAACAGGAAAATTGGACTCGTTGAACACACCCCTACCCCATACTTGTTAACCCATGTCGCCGCTACAAAATTACGATTAACCCATACTTGTTAACCCATGGCGTTGCTACAAAATTACTATTTCTGCCACTGGCGAAGGGGGACCTATCAAAATTTGGTGACTTCAGgttaaaaaattcaactttaGAAAATAACTTAGTCAAATGGCAAAGGTAGTCTCAGAGTTAGCAAGCTAGCTGAGCATAATATTCATCTCTACCAAAACAGAGAAGTACAAAATTGGTGATATAATCATAAGCCTGCAGCAAATAAGCGATTTAAAAGGAGAAATTCCTCCTGTTTTCGGTCAACTGGGCATTACTATAAGTGCAACTTATTCTACCAACAGAACAAAGAGAGTTTTGGAAACAGAAGAGCAGAATTGTAATAGTTTTTCCACAGTAATCTTCTAAaattgcttttttctttttccctaaGATCAGTGCTTGCAGTAGTTGTTTCAATTGGAAGCCTGTAGAGGACACTTCTCGCGCGACCTTCGCTCCGCATCATCAAGATGAAGAATACCCGCAGGTCGCCCAAGCTTCTTGGAGACAGCTCTTACAACAGGATGGGCACAGTGTATCCTAAAGGTTCTTCCAAAAAATCCTAAAGGTAGCCGGTGTTATGCATATACTCATTGGAATGAAAAGTCTCGACCAAATAAGGACAACATTTACTCTCAGTATATCTGTGTTCAAATCTGAGTCCTGAAATGGCATCATACTGCAGGCAGCTATACATCTAAGCATTATGAATTGTACCAGCTCAGTTTGAAAGAAGAtgtacatttttttgttttttttgtttttgtttttgtttttttttgtttgacaCAAAGTAATCCTGCAGTCTCTGGTATGACATCAAATCAACCAAGAAAGTTTGACATACATATATCAGGCAAAGTTCCTGcatcatatgcatggtttaACTTTTTCTGTAAGTTACACAAGTTTTATTTGTGCATTTTTACTTGGTACTCCACATCAGCTTGAAACTTTTTATACATATGCTTGGCAGATGCGTAGGATAATTGAAATAAGAGGTAGAAATATGTTCTGGGACTTGAGATTCATGTTCATCTTTGACATATAAACAGACGAGAAATGTGTGAAGTGGGAAAGCTTAACATTAGTTCTTGAACCAAAACTACGAGGCGACTGCAACTCCATGGGGAGGGACTTACAAAACTACGTGGCAGCTACAACTCCGTGGGGAGGGACTTTCTTTTAAGCAAGTATCGTTAGCATTTCTATCAACAGTGAATTTCAAAAAGAACACATGTTAtgtaatattaaaataattctACAAAATTGagataaataaaatcttacagtataagaaagaaagaccGAAGAATGCTTCTCACTCCTTGCGGTTGGAGTTTCAGAGAAAGGGTGAGTGAgagggtttcaaatttcaatcttTCTATTTCGTATGCTTTTGCAAAAATTGATATTATATTAACTTACCTACAATGttagatatatataaagaaatcaACAATATCAAAAACATGCATGCAGCGCAGTGGGAATTTCCTGAACTTTTTTTCCTCTCATGTTTTCCGGATTTATTcctttaaaattacaaaaattgCTTCCTAGAGTGGCAATTCTGCCACTGGCTTCCTCACGCGGCGGCTGCTGAACCGAGAAAGGAGTTGATGCACAAGAGGAACCAGTTTGAGGGCGAAAGTGAGCAGCAAGAAGCAGAGAAGCAGAGGCAGCCAGGGCCAAGAAGAGGGTGGAGACAAGAGAAGGCCCAAGACTGAAGCAAGTGAGACTGAGCCAGACGCAATGGAGCAATTGCGAGCATGAGGAGTGGCTCTGACAGTGACCCTAAGACTGAGGAGAAGCAGCTCGAGGCTGAAGGCCAAGGAATAGGTAACGACGCTACACAGCATAAGCAGCATGAGTATAGGGTTGGTGTGGAAGAGATGTTGGTCTGGAAATCACACCTGGACCAGCGTCATGGCGGTGGGAATGGTGAAGCCAAAAATGCAATGATGGATAATATTCATAGGGATAGGGTTGGTTTGTTGTGCTGGAAAGTAGTTGATCAACAACTGCAGCTGCTGATGATTCACGAAAATATTATTAGTATTAGTATATTACTATGAAAATGATTCATTGCCATGTTTGGCTTGGGGAGACTTGGACGACGAGGAGTAGGCTTTtataaaggaaaaaggaaacaagcaTGTTCATGGTTTTGGATTTGGGAGCAGCATTTCAActtaaaagttgaaaaaacGTGAGACAAGTCTTCGTTGGATTAAAATGTGAAGGTCTTCGTTGGATTAACATGATTGCTCCTACAATCGTATACTTTCCTGGAAGAGCAATCATGcttttacaaattttatttatttatttttgaaaatatatgGGATTAATCATCCGATTCCTCCCCAATCACTCTACATACGAAGATCTATTTTCAGCTGTAGTTTTTGGGAGACATACACATGACCAGCAGCAATCATGTTACCATTACAACTGTTTTTATTTGGACTTTCACTGTTTTGTTTTATACAAATGTAAGCATTGAATCTATAATAAATAGAGTGACTGTAGATAATGCTGCCATTGCATTTGACCATAACTTAAGCACACTGGTGGTGGGTGAAGGGggttttttgcttttgggcaggaagaagggGTTATAATTTCCCGGAAGTTACAGCATTTAGCTGCATGAAGAGCTGTAACGAgtgacaaacaaaaatatactGTGAACAATTCAAGCAGAAGCAAAGAATGCCAATATATtcacaaatcaaatcaataaaaCAAAGCTGCGGTACGTTTATAATATATAGACATATAAAGATGCCTTGGATAAGTAAAAGACCTAACTACCCTTAAAAGACTtgattcaaatatattttaatattgaCTATACAATTGCACACATATATCGCTTGTCGTGACTCGTGAAGACTTATAACCACTGACGGATCCAGGAATTTTTATCGGATGTGCAATTTTGAAAGGCTAAAAACTTTTTgtggattgaacatctaaggctTCTTACCTAAATTGGCCTTAGATaccttcatgcattcatatcatacatgaaaaattgttttatgtaaaatttttgactaagtatgaaaaatagtttttccaaataatcattttctcaagataatttttggcggcttttattccttacacatcaagtaaaaaaattttgattttatgggattttagtatgaaatatatattgacttaacaagccatcatttttagcataaattgtattttgtactaaactgatttttcatattttgatttggtgggaatttgattttctagtatttttatttgaatccacaTTTGGGGTACCTCCTTTTTTGCATTGTCAACTTAAATaaattgagtaatataaaaataaatgaaagtaaaaggacaaagagaTTGACCACAAtgactatttcttttttgctaaGGCATGAGGACTATGacatatagttttttttagaTATATACCCATTCCTACTATTAGATATATAccattttttaataaaaaaaattacatatttaagttaattgtttttaactaaacattaaatatttttcaattaaaaaatggacaaaattgtgGCATTGGATTGAATTTGTTATCAACTGCAAAGCGGTGACgaaatcaaaaaaattaaaatcacagAGACCAAATTTGATTCCTAGCTAAACCCTAATGACCAAAAATGTAACCCATAAAAATATATCTTGTTGCATGAAAGTTTACAAACACTCCCAAATTCTAATAGCCGAGTAAAATCCCAAAAGGCCAACCCACCCACAATTTGTGAACCTATTCACTAAAGTAGGGGTGTACGTCAAATCGAAACTAATACAATTTCGTCAATTTGCATTCAATCCAATATAAATTGGATTGTGATTTTTTCAATCCGAtccaattatattatatatttatatcaaAATCTGATCCGATCCAATttatattggattggatgatcagttttgataatgaaaaaagacACTAATGAAAGAAAGGTTCTTTACGAATCACAAGATAAAtttatctctctttttttggttctttttgttATGGTAATGCAATGTAAAAAAGGTCTTAGAAACCGGGTTGGTTCTGATGATGAAAATAATCTACTCAAACATATTAAGACgtaaatgtaaaatataaatgaaatactagaaaaaattgttattattatataatatattaaacacaACTCCATTAAATGacttaaaaattcataaaactaactatattggattggattggattctCATTAACAAATTCGTCATCTAATCCAATCACatcagtttttaaaattacagatccaatccaatcaaatcCTCCAAATCATCGAAATCGATTGAATTGGATTAGTCGGTTTAAGTAGATTAGATTGGAGCTTATACACCCCTGCACTAAAGAATTGCGCGCATCTTTGTTTGAGTCGAAATTTTGTCGTTTCAGTTTACCAATAAATGGGCCTTTGTTGCGGCTGCATCTAAATATTGAAGGGTCGTTCAGCTTTTTTTTGGCGGGGATCAACAGTCGTTTAGGCTTTGTTTAAACGGAATTGTGCTCGGGGCTTTTGGAAACATTCACTTTGTAAAATTGTAAAGTTTCTTGAGATGAATTATAAGACATTAccaataaacaaataaatcattcgaccaaaagaaacaaaaaagagtaaCGAAATAAactataattattttcaaattgaagaaaaggaaaaaaaaacactcttttcttttatttttttggtaaattggGGGTGTTGTTATGTATTCatcataaatttataattacagAGTTGACTTTGCACAAATCTAATAACAGTAAGTAAAAGCCTCCAGAGCAAATACAGTTATCCGCATGTAGGAAAGAATATGAGATTGCTTCCTTGTTATCTATTGATGGCAGAATTATAGGAGATGACTTCGTGTTCTTTTTATCCAGGGGACTTCTCTCTTCAGATAGCAATAACCAAAATTAGTGTTgctggagagagagaaaataaagagGCAACTAGccagaagagagaaaaagaaaaaaaaatcaccagATGAGTTCGACTCCCCTGTCCAGCAATCAATTCCTCTAATTTTTTCCAGATTTATTCGTGTAAAATTAACGCAATTCTGTCACTGGCCTCCTCACGCAGCGTTGGCAGCTGAACCGAGAAAGGAGTTGATGCACAAGAGGAACCAGTTTTGGGGCGAAAGCCAGCAGAGTGAGCAGCAAGAAGTAGAGAAGCATTGGCAGCCAGGGCCAGGAGGAGGGTGGAGACAAGAGAAGGCCCAAGCCTGAAGCGAGACTGAGCCAGACGCAAAGGACCAATTGCGAGCATGTGGAGCGGCCCTGACAGTGACACTGAGACTGGGGAAGCAGCTCGAGGCTGAGGCCAAGGAATAGGTAACGACGCTAAACAGCATAAGCAGCATGAGTATAGGGTTGGTTTGGAAGAGACGGTCTGGAAATCGCACCTGGACCAGCGTCATGGCTGTGGGAATGGTGAAGCCAAAAAGGCAGTGGTGTATCATACGGTTTGTTTCATGTGCTGGAAAGTAGTTGATCAACAAGTGCTGATGATGATTcacaaaaatattattagtATTACTCTGAAAATGATTCATCCTCACATGACCAAAACGATTCATTGCCATCTTTGGCTCCTCCTCATTGCCAACTTTGGCTACTCTTTTCATTATAAATATTATGACTGACAGATTGTTGGGATAACCATACTTGATGCCAAGATTAGACACACCAAAGCCGAAAATGCTTGTAAAATCTTATCCACAAAGCATAGGACTGTGTTCATTTGAATACCGTTCATGAGCCACTCTGCCTCGTGCTCAAAGATTCTAATCTTTAAATGCAGGGACAAAAGTGTGAATATTATCAGCTGAgaatatttacaaaatttcCCACGAGTGATGTCAAAATCCAATGAGATGCTTACAGAAAATCAGCAATGGTACATATAGATAGCCAGGTTgtgcaaaaccaaaaaaggcatCACAAGGTTGTGAATAATCTCATTTCATCAATTTGGACTACTTCTCATTTCCTAATT
The Prunus dulcis chromosome 2, ALMONDv2, whole genome shotgun sequence DNA segment above includes these coding regions:
- the LOC117619778 gene encoding cell division protein FtsY homolog, chloroplastic-like translates to MVSDFGPKITIKIVESLREDIVAPKLKSAREIKEALKKSVLDLLTTKGSKTELQLGYRKPAVVMVVGVNGGVKTTSLGKNGTQS